The stretch of DNA ATTCTTAGCAATCTCAATAACTTCTTTGAACTAACCATGCAATTTCAAAACATAGAAAGCAAAGCATAAACCTCaaacatttatttttcctataaaCTTTTCTTTTAGTTTTGCTGGTAGGGGTGAGAATATTATGAGCTAAACatggaagaaagaaaatatcaagAGCTAAATTCCCTATCCTAGAATATCATAGACGTGCCTTTGTCGTTGGATTAGATGAAGCCGGTGCACTCTGCAGGCAATACAAAAGATAATGTCAAGCATGCTCTAGTTGATATTTAATCAATGAAATGTAGCAATTATACATGCTTATGAtgatttgttttaaataatgaaGGAGATTTTTGTCTTACCAAAGGAATGCCTTTTATTGCTCTTTCTTCCAAATACTGTGATGGTTTATAAAAGTTACCATATAATTGTGCCCATTTTTTAAGGCTGTTATAAATATGCTTAGCTCCGACCAGATCAGCCCAGAAAACAATGCCACCCCTgccaaaaaaattgattgcAATGAGACATAAGTTAGTTGTCGCCTTTTATTCCCTAAATTATTGTAAAGGTCGTTCTCGGTCATTAAGAGAAGGGAAGGGGGCATACCGATAACTTGGGAAGCTCATTCCAAGAACAGATGCAATGTCAAGGTCAGATGCTCGAATAACAACTCCTTCTTCCAGAACACGACAGGCCTCGTTCACTATTGGAAAGAGTATCATCTCCACAATCTCTTGATCGGTGATAGATATGGGCTgtaaaagtaacaaaatatgAGTTTTACTTGCCTCGCTGATTAAACCATCATCACATTAAAAGGCAACAATGTCAGTTTCAATTTGATGTTAATATCAATAGGAATCTAtggccctgtttggataaacaacataattaagcgcttatgatataagtgtttatatataagtttatttctaaaacaaaatataaaataaagtcaaactattttcatataatctgttttcataaattatcctagagagcttatgaaaataagttcaaacagcttatggacatgccttaagctgttttcataaactctctCAAACAGTCTCCCAAGTGCTTATGCCAATAGATATGCTCaatcaaataagtcaatccaaacagttCCTATATGCGACACTACAAAATAGAAGCACCTTTCCATTCGGCATGATATTGCAAATTCTTCTAGACTCCTCAATAATTGGTAGTACTGAAGGGTCAGGTTTTGGTTTGCTACCCTTTTCATAAATGTAGTACCCTTTGCCGTTATTTTTTCCTGATAAGACACGGACGGAAAGCATTAGTTACTTGCAGCACAAGTAATGCCTCTAACACAAAAGAAAGCATAATTTGTGTAAAGGGTAATGATCAACAGATCAAGTGTTACCATTTCTCCCGCTTTTGATCAAAAGATCAACAAGTGGAGTTTTGAATGTACGGTCAGGAAATGCACCAGCAAATTCTTTTCCAACGGCTAAGGCAACTCCGTAGCCAGCCAAGTCCTGGAGCCTGCAAAAGCCATAGAAAGACTGTTTCATGATATAGAACCGCATGGAGAGACTTATGCTCGGTGTCTCGGATCTGATGCCATGAAATcaataactatttatttatgCAAGCCTTTTATCCTATTAGCATTTTGTACGTAAGTTGAGACTTAAATGCGTGTTTACAACATAATTTCTATAACAATGAATTGCATTAGAAACTTCAAACAGCCATCAGATTAGTGGCATATGCATTTTGTTACAGattataaaaaaacagaaacatTAAGAGAAGAGTATTTACTGTAAAGGACCCATGGGAAGGCCAAAATTGGTTATCAATCTGTCGATTCTGAAACCATCGACCCCTAAGTTGACCAACAAATGGGCACCTTGTGCATATGGGAAGAAAGTTCTGTTCACGGCGAAGCCAGTGCAGTTACCGACCACAACAGGAGACTTTTTTATGACTTTACCAACTGTAATCAGATCAAGAATAACTTGTGCAGAAGTTTTATTTGTTCGAACAATCTCCAAAAGAGGCATAATATGAGCAGGACTGCAGATCAAGAAGCAAAGTCAGAAAGCATCCATAGAACATTTTCAAAATGTTATTTATAACAGGATCTTTAAGTACACAAACGTACGTACGCGCGCGCATGTGTGAATGCGTATAATTTTCctttaaaaagaaaaggaaacaagAGAAATGAGTTAAATAATAACCTGAAAAAATGAGCACCGACAACACGATCTTGAGAGCTGATCTTTTCGCCAATAATGTCAAGGTCAATAGTCGATGTGTTTGTTGCCAAAATGCAATGTGGGGGACATATCTTCTCCAGATCACTAAATATTTCTTGTTTAAGACTGACTTTTTCAATTACAGCCTGCAAAGAGAGAACATTAATACTAATTAGCTTCtaatagtataaaaaataaatgttgcaTGTCCTCCATTCATAAACAGATTTGGACATCGGACATGACACAGACACGTCAATATAGGTAATAATATGTATCTGTGTCGGACATCAACACATGTCAAACACCAAACATGCtagtgtcggtgctacatacCACGGGACAGTAAAAATAGACTTAAAGAAAAAGTGCATAACAAAAACACTTCGAGTTTGACAACTGCAAAAGACCCGAATTCCAATGTTTGGTACTACGCAAACTATTTACCAAGTATAACAAAAAAGACTTCATGAAACCAACCTCAATGACCAAGTCAACATCTTTAAATTCTGTGTAATCTAGAACACCTTTAAGCAGTGAGAGAGCTCCTTCTGCCTTTTGTTGGGTCAACTTTTTTCTTGTTACTAAGCCACGTACATTTGCTATCAtacaaaaggaaacaaaaatatatttaacaagtCGTATAGCATAAAGTTATATGTATCAAGGATGAGACTGGTTTACATTTAAAGGCTGGTTATCTTCAATTTCTTAGATGAtataaatgatagaaaaatgataatttttttgtaatattatgaagcacggacacgtcgacaccgataatagtttgagaaaatgaaataattaagtGTAATACCGACACGGGACACGGCTAATCTGAGGAGAGTCTATGCTTCATTAATAACACGTCATTCATAATTATGGCAACTTGACAATAATTTTCACAGACCAATTATGAACTAATTAGTCTTGTGTATCAAATTATTCCTACTTTAATGACATCAAATGACTGGAAATGTCACCTTCTATAGTTTTTATTCCTTTCTGAAGATATTCAGAATTGACTTCCTTGAGTATAACACGAATGTTGCCTAGTATAAGTGCTGTAGCAATGCCGGAACCCATTAGACCTCCCCCAATAACAGCAGCTTTTCTCACATTTCTTGGCTTTAGTCCAATATCAGTTACACCAGGAATCTGCCGAAAGAGAGAGTCGGTGAATACATTAAATAAACAAGAGTAAACTCACAGCAGCTATTTATCAAGTTCAGCAATGAAAAGATGAGAAAATCCATATTAAAAACTGAAGTACGAAACCATATGAAATTTTGGGTTTTCAGTTATTTGTAGGGAAGTACAATTAGTACTATTATACCTTTGTTGTCCGAGAACTAGACAAACAATATTTCTTTCTTTAACAaatgttaaaatataataattgttatatCTAGCCATGTACCTTCGATATTGTGCGCTGAGCAAAGAAGACATGAATTAAACCTTTTGCGGTTTCAGACAATACTAGTTTCTTGAATACTTCTGCTTCCTGCAATTAATTTGATggtaaataataattaaaaaaaaaaggtagcaAGAAACTTGTAATGCAAATCATACTAGAAGAGGAAGAACTAACAATACCCTTAAAACTCCACTGTAACCTCCGTGAATTATCCCATGTTCAATCACATCGATGCAAGCTTGTTGTTGAGGCAAATGTGAAGCAGTTTTCTTGACATGTTGTCTGGCAGTTGCCAACACCTCACGTGCGTCGGAACCAAGTTTTTCTGTGATATGAAGTGAACGAACCCAAGGTTTGCGCCTCTCCGCAATATCAAGAGCCCAAAGCCTTGACACCTTAAGTAACTCTTCAGGAGATACAATAGCATCAATAAGTCCTAGTTTCTTCCCTTCTTCCGATGAGATTGGTTTTGATGTCTGTAAGAAATGCAAATTTAACATATGTTTATAGCACCACAAAGGTGAAAAGAAAAGATAGAAAATCATGTACGcggaaaaaagtttcttttttttttttagtgtgaaAATGCAATAGAAGCTAAAACAATTGGAAATGAATGGTTAACATCTTACCAGCATCATTTCAACAGCTTTAGCCGTCCCAACAAGCCTTGGAAGACGCTGTGTACCTAGTAAATCAATAATGTTTGTCAAGATTTCAGTGAGTGATACGAAGACATGAAAAGTTTCTTACTCCTAATCTACATTACCAAACACAAGAGCATGCAAATGTTGATTACCTCCGAATCCGGGAATAATACCAAGTGTCAGCTCTGGCAGGCCCAGTTGAGCTTCCGGAGCAGAAACACGTGCATGGCATCCCTATACAATGACAAAGTATTACATTACAATGATGAAAGTTCTATACCAATCTAACGGTTGTAACATAGGATTCACCAGTATTGTCAAATAGCATCTATAACCACACTATAGTGCTATAACATTATAGCGTAACTGAatttaaacatatatatatatagctattGTTCGGTTGtacgctatttagtacaaagtgttgtcaaatcGCAGCTATAACGCTGCTATAGCACTGCAGCATAGCAGAATTTTACCAGGCCTCTATTTTACACGATTCTCAATTGATAACACGCCCTAAACATGCCTCCAAGCAACAATGAAGACACTTGCAGAAATAATTCTTATTTAGAAGAAAAACATGCATTCTCAATGACAAATAAACTAACCATGGCCAATTCTAATCCACCTCCAAGAGCAAGCCCCTGTACTGCTGCCACAACAGGCTTCTTTGAATCTATAATTGCGAAGATTCGATATTACTAATCAATGATGTTGCAATTTGCCACATTCATGCTAAAAGAAACATCAAGGAAGGAAAGTTAAACTTAAAGAACCGTTATAACCTTCAATTGAGTTGACAACTAGCTCCACGGATACATCAGGGACAAGTGTGATATCCCCTATCAAGAAAAAACAGCAAATATATAAAACTCAACCATAATTCAAGTAAGTTTTGTATAGAATACGCGCTTCTGAGCAATTTctacaacaaaagataaaataaagtcaaacagTTCGcacataagctataagttgttttcatataatggagagcttatggaaataagcacAAAACATCTTATAAACATGTCATCAAccatttccataagctctcccaaaCATTTCTTACAAtttatgaagcacggacactcctcagAATAGCcgtgtcccggtgtcggacaccaacacgacaccgacacttatgattacactaaattatgtcattttctcaaattattatcggtgtccgTGGCTGGCCTTCATACAGGATATATACAAGATTCACAACCATAATTCAACTAAATTTTGAATCTAGCTAGCACAATTAGgtcatgtttggataaacaacttagttAAGTGCTTACAGTATAAGCGATTATCAagtatttctataacaaaagataaaacaaagTCAATATGTTTGTTTTCATAATCTATcatggagaacttatgaaacaCCTTATGAACATATCATTAGCTGTTTTtataagctctctcaaacagtcttacaagtgtttatgtcactaaataagctcaaataagtcaaccCAAACAGTGCTTATACCAATCCAGCTTACCAGTTTGGTGAACTTTCTGCATTACACTGATGTCAAACCCTCCAGAAAATCTCCCACCATTACCTGAATTCAAGAGAGTAAGACATAAAACAATTGCAAATTTTCATACTTTaacaatcaaatcaaatgaTATTGATGATCCATTCCATTCTACAAATTGAACAAGGTAAATACTCTCGtatacattttatttgaatatgtaCTGGTACACCGTCGTGGTGGATAATTCtgataaatctaaaaaaatcaataaacaaTATTTGTGAACCTATCACAATTATGCACCTCAACAGGATCCTGATACatatctaaataaaataaaggaaaatgttaaacagtgcccctgtttatagtaatatgacattggAGTTTGTACGGTCAACTCCTCAAAAGTCTAAAAGTGTTCTTTtcaatttaaaagttttttttttccttaaccagtgcaccgcaccggttagcatgacctaTGTGTAAGAATTCACTATTGAACAAACCCAttttcacaaaaacaaaaatcatgaatAAATAAACAATCCAAAGAAAAATTACCAGTCAAAACTATAGCTTTTACATCATTCCTCCTTGATGCTTCATCAAATTTGTATTTCAACGCCCTAATAACTGATCAaaccaaacaacaacaaaaacatgaaaatttcaCATAAGTTGATCAAaacaacatcaaaattaactaataaaaaactacaatttacaacaaaaagaatgaaaattgatgaaacACTAAGCTTACTTGGAATAGCCAAAGCATTAACAGGTGGGTTACACATAGTGATAACAGCAACACCATCATTTCCAACCTCAAAATCAACCTTAACTGATGCCATGTCTAAGaggaaaaaacaaatcaaaagttGGTTTCTTTATGAATCAAGAAAGAGTTTTTATGGATCAAAGGAAAAGAAAACGATGTGGGTTTATAGTTTCCTAGAGAACAAAGAAATTACAAAGGTGTGTGAAAATGAAACATTGACTCACCGACCGGATACGAGGTGTGTGTAACACGTGGAGGGGATACAATCAGATGGAAGCACCACCACAGTAAGATCGTGAGAGTGTAACCATCCCAACTCAATCGGACGGTTCAGATATCATCAACAGCATGAAATCATAACTTTAGTCCAaattcatcaatttattatttgcgtaattttctttccattATACCAAATCAAATGTATCATAGTTCATGGATTTTCACCCGTCTCATTTTTGCGTGACgggttatttttaacttttttttttttcattgaattTTCACTTGTCACGCAAGTTGTTTATATCTGTAATAGAAAAAAGATTGGTTGCATAAATGTTGTCAAAATCATCccaaaataaaatgaaggtGAACATTctagaaaaaaaagaagtaattttGGCAAGGACATTAATTTTTAACCActaaattacttgacaaaaatataaaggtgaaaattatagtaaaaaaagtaaatatggaggacaaaaattagtttttaaaaagaaaatataaaaactaaatatgcatttaactcttttttaattacaaatatgCATTTTAGTCTATAATCTGTTGAATGATTGTGAggtcaatttatttattttatttttttgggtcaacGTGAGGTCAATTTCTTAATTGTAAGATAATGGTAGTTgcgtttttcttttttaatgctAAATATTCcatccatcccaaaatataagcaaaattaagtcaacaaaagttaatgtatctGGATTAAATTTTACACCAAATACATAAACTTTTGTTGAttagtttttgcttatattttgggatattccctccgatcctatatataagagaaaatttagtttttaaatttattaaaaatataatgtatcTATACCATATTATGGATCAAATACATTggattaaaaatctaaaaagtaaattttttcttatatatacgACCGAAGAGAGTATTCATTTTGAGTTATACACGATGAACCTCTAGGgaaaaaaatagtttgatttATAGGATGTGACTCAATTAAGAGGTCATAAAATTCCAAAGATAAATTATAGATTAGCCAATTGGTTGGTCCAACTGATCGAACTACATGATACCTTAATAGCCACTTGGTGGTTGTAACATAATACATGATACCTTAATAGCCACTTGGTGGTTGTAACATAATTTCTTAGTAATTACTTAGATATACCTTAATTTATAGttctaatttaaaataatacttttcattaaaaaatttgaaattgttgGTGCATAGAACGAAGtctagagaaagaaaaaaattatactagtTTCTACTAAAagaaattttgtcttgaattCCTCATCAAAGATACAGCTAAATTAGAGAAGTGTCTTGATATATTGATGACATTTGCTATTGAACTTTTGCAAACAAAAGAATTTTccacaaataaataatataaattaaattactaAAATTATAGGGATTTTTGTGAATGGGATAGGAGCTCAATCTTTTAATGTGATTTCGGTATCCATGATATTCTTATACCAACAGTAGGAAGCTTTCAATTCCATTAGGTGGATTTCCATTCCATAAATCGATAATTATGGAATTAACATATTCTCTTACACGTTACGattgaaaaataatttcacaTAAACAAGTTTTGTTGATATTAAATATTCTTACTAGGTGCGTTGATTGTTGTTCATTCCCTTCAATATGTTGAAAACTCTATTCTTTTCAGAGATTTTTttcgattattttttttagaagtgGGGGTAAAATCACATGTTACCCCCAAAACACCTCATTTTTAGGGAACTCTCAAATTGGACCAAGTGAGGGTTTGGGGAGTTTAAAAAATCTCCAAAGTCttcccctatttttttttaggttgtttGGGAGTTTGAAATGAAAGTGAGAATTTTAGAAAAAAGGAAGAAGCGAGTGGAAAGAATAGATGATTTTTAGAGAGGGGAGCtttgtgacattttttttttcataatacaAAATCTTCTTAATTTTGAAGGAACTCAAAAATTGTATTGTAGAAGGTTTTTGAAGGATTTGGGAGGTTTGTATGAATTCTTAAAATttaatctatattttttaatattcttaaaatttaaaatatattaatcaaaaGTATTCATTTATCATTCGATACAAAAATGCTCTCTTAAAAAATATGgtaatgttttttgttttttcctctACATTCCTCTCCATGAAAGCCCTCCCCACTCTCCTCCAAACTCACGAACAAAATCTTAATCTCCTAAGcaataaataagttaattcaaaatAAGTAATTTCTAATTCCAATAAATACTAATAATTTTACAATACGACTTTTAATaataaggaaaaataatttcataatttcattGCAATCATAAGtagtaataatataaaattctaatttcaaaataaataaaaataaatttttcataaCCATATTCAAAAAAAGGAATGCTAATCATATCATATActattctaattttaaaaaaatgcaagAGTATCTTACATTATTTACTTTGCTTTGACATAAGAGcgtaagggtctgtttggttcgggggttttggaggggaggtgaggggaggtaatattttaatttttttgtgtttggttcaatttttaggaggggatatgaggggaggggaggtaagcAGAATCCctcctaaactcaatttttgcttccccccaaattggggggttttggaggggagggaagcttttataaagtttattaaactgacaaaattatcctcaatatattttagaattccaatattatccttattaccatttttattattaggtcTTTGTTGTCTGTATTGCTTATACTCCTTGTCTACCTCTGTTTGTACCTGTGGTGCCGTTGCTGCTCATCAAGTATGTATCTGCGTTTATTTGCGTTATTTCTTTTCTGCGATTATATATATGACGTTTCTGTGTTTATGTACTAATGATGTGGTG from Trifolium pratense cultivar HEN17-A07 linkage group LG5, ARS_RC_1.1, whole genome shotgun sequence encodes:
- the LOC123883176 gene encoding peroxisomal fatty acid beta-oxidation multifunctional protein AIM1 → MASVKVDFEVGNDGVAVITMCNPPVNALAIPIIRALKYKFDEASRRNDVKAIVLTGNGGRFSGGFDISVMQKVHQTGDITLVPDVSVELVVNSIEDSKKPVVAAVQGLALGGGLELAMGCHARVSAPEAQLGLPELTLGIIPGFGGTQRLPRLVGTAKAVEMMLTSKPISSEEGKKLGLIDAIVSPEELLKVSRLWALDIAERRKPWVRSLHITEKLGSDAREVLATARQHVKKTASHLPQQQACIDVIEHGIIHGGYSGVLREAEVFKKLVLSETAKGLIHVFFAQRTISKIPGVTDIGLKPRNVRKAAVIGGGLMGSGIATALILGNIRVILKEVNSEYLQKGIKTIEANVRGLVTRKKLTQQKAEGALSLLKGVLDYTEFKDVDLVIEAVIEKVSLKQEIFSDLEKICPPHCILATNTSTIDLDIIGEKISSQDRVVGAHFFSPAHIMPLLEIVRTNKTSAQVILDLITVGKVIKKSPVVVGNCTGFAVNRTFFPYAQGAHLLVNLGVDGFRIDRLITNFGLPMGPLQLQDLAGYGVALAVGKEFAGAFPDRTFKTPLVDLLIKSGRNGKNNGKGYYIYEKGSKPKPDPSVLPIIEESRRICNIMPNGKPISITDQEIVEMILFPIVNEACRVLEEGVVIRASDLDIASVLGMSFPSYRGGIVFWADLVGAKHIYNSLKKWAQLYGNFYKPSQYLEERAIKGIPLSAPASSNPTTKARL